The genome window CCGAAAATTTCCAATTTCCAATTTCCAATTTCCAATTTCGAATTTCGAATTTCGAATCTCCAAACCAAGGTAGAAATTTCTCCCCGCTTCCCGGTGGTGTTCTGAGTACGGTTCACTAAACCATTTTAAATCAACCGATGATTTGGGCAACCTTCCCCGAATTACGGCCTCTCGATTGCACCTCAAGGCAGTACCAATCCAAAAGTTCTAAGGAGTTCATTATGGCTATCGACCCAGTGTGTGGCATGGAAGTCGACGACCGCTCCGCCAAAGAACGCGCAATCCATCAGGGGACGACGTACTACTTCTGCAGTGAGGACTGCAAAGACGAGTTTGAAGCCGCGCCGGAAGACTACATTGGCGGCGAAGAGGAGATGACGGGTACCTAGAAAAAATAGTCGCGGGCCAAAGCCCGCGACTATTTTGGGTAATCCAGCTAAGAAGAGGGTTTATGGAAAATGCAGTGTATTGCCTCGCATCAAACGAACCGCAAGCCAATGAAATACTGACCCACCTGCGGAACCTCGGCTTTTCTGCGTCGGAAGTGTCGATCCTTCTGAAGGATAAGAAAACCAAGAATATCTCGGTCAAAGAAGACGCCATTCGCGGTGCGCGAAAAGGCGGAATTGCCGGGGGCGTACTGGGCGCAATCTTCGGATTGACGGCCTTATCGGTTCCGGCAGTTGGAGCATTGCTCGTTGCCGGGCCCTTCCTGGCCGCACTCGGGGGCGCTGCTGTCGGTGGCGTTGTCGGAGGGCTGGCAGGGGGGAGCGGGGCACTGACCCATGTCGGAATTCCGGAGGAACACACGCCGCGGCTGGAGCAGAAGATCCACGCTGGCGCGATCCTGATTGCGGTCCATTCGGATGACCCCGCCAGGCTCGATCGGGCGCTCCGGGTGTTCAAATCGTCCGGCGCCGACGAAATTTATGGGGAACAGGATCTGGCGGCTTAAGAGCCATTCATTGATGAGATAAGACCACCCATTTGTGGCATGTTCCGTTTTGGAGTATCCTTGCCGCAATGGCCCGGTTTCAAACCAAACCGTGGATGGTATGGTTTCTTGCCCTCGTCTGCGTCATCCTCTGGACGCAATTTGCGGCGGTGGCCGAGTTATGTCCGCAGGCGCACGGACCGAATGACTACTGCGCCGTCTGTCATCTGGGCGTACTGCCTTTTTTGCAGACCTCTATTTCAGTCGCGGAAGCC of Terriglobia bacterium contains these proteins:
- a CDS encoding YHS domain-containing protein, which gives rise to MAIDPVCGMEVDDRSAKERAIHQGTTYYFCSEDCKDEFEAAPEDYIGGEEEMTGT